A genomic region of Nostoc sp. UHCC 0702 contains the following coding sequences:
- the lepA gene encoding elongation factor 4 produces the protein MTDVPAVRIRNFCIIAHIDHGKSTLADRLLQATGTVDERQMKEQFLDNMDLERERGITIKLQAARMNYQAKDGQQYVLNLIDTPGHVDFSYEVSRSLVACEGALLVVDASQGVEAQTLANVYLALEHNLEIIPVLNKIDLPGAEPDRVISEIEEIIGLDCSGAILASAKEGIGIDEILEAVVERVPPPKNTINERFRALIFDSYYDSYRGVIVYFRVMDGTLKKGDRIYLMASGKEYEIDELGVLSPTQKQVQELHAGEVGYLGAAIKAVADARVGDTITLANAKATEPLPGYAEANPMVFCGMFPIDADQFEDLREALEKLRLNDAALQYEPETSSAMGFGFRCGFLGLLHMEIVQERLEREYDLDLIITAPSVVYKVITIKGEELYIDNPSHLPAPNDRERIEEPYVQVEMITPEIYVGTLMELSQNRRGVFKDMKYLTQGRTTLTYELPLAEVVTDFFDQMKSRSRGYASMEYHIIGYRENPLVKLDIMINGDPVDSLAMIVHRDKAYNVGRSMAEKLKELIPRHQFKVPIQASIGSKVIASEHIPALRKDVLAKCYGGDISRKKKLLQKQAKGKKRMKSVGTVDVPQEAFMAVLRLDQS, from the coding sequence ATGACTGACGTTCCCGCAGTTCGCATTCGCAATTTTTGTATTATTGCTCACATCGATCATGGGAAATCAACCTTGGCCGATCGCTTACTGCAAGCCACTGGCACTGTTGACGAGCGGCAGATGAAGGAACAGTTTCTCGACAACATGGATCTGGAACGGGAGCGCGGCATTACAATTAAGCTGCAAGCTGCCCGGATGAATTATCAAGCTAAAGATGGTCAGCAGTATGTGCTGAATTTAATTGATACACCTGGACATGTGGACTTTTCTTACGAAGTGTCGCGCAGTCTTGTGGCTTGTGAAGGAGCATTATTGGTAGTAGATGCGTCTCAAGGTGTTGAGGCGCAAACTCTGGCGAATGTATATTTAGCTCTTGAGCATAATCTGGAAATTATTCCGGTTTTAAATAAAATCGATTTGCCTGGGGCAGAACCAGACCGAGTAATCAGCGAAATTGAAGAAATTATCGGTTTAGATTGCAGCGGTGCAATTCTAGCTTCTGCCAAAGAGGGAATCGGTATTGATGAGATTTTAGAAGCAGTTGTGGAGCGCGTACCGCCGCCAAAAAATACGATAAATGAACGCTTCCGAGCGTTGATTTTTGATAGCTACTACGACAGCTACCGAGGAGTGATTGTCTATTTTCGGGTGATGGATGGCACATTGAAAAAAGGCGATCGCATCTATTTAATGGCTTCTGGGAAAGAATACGAAATCGACGAGTTGGGCGTTCTTTCTCCCACCCAAAAGCAAGTACAAGAACTACACGCTGGGGAAGTGGGCTATTTAGGGGCGGCGATTAAAGCTGTGGCTGACGCGCGGGTAGGAGACACCATTACTCTCGCCAACGCTAAAGCAACAGAACCTTTACCTGGGTACGCAGAAGCCAACCCAATGGTTTTTTGCGGCATGTTCCCCATCGATGCCGACCAATTTGAAGACTTGCGGGAAGCTTTAGAAAAGTTAAGACTCAACGACGCGGCGCTGCAATACGAACCTGAGACTTCTAGCGCGATGGGGTTTGGCTTCCGCTGTGGGTTCTTAGGCTTACTGCACATGGAAATTGTTCAGGAACGCTTAGAGCGAGAGTACGACCTGGATTTAATTATTACAGCGCCTTCGGTGGTTTATAAAGTCATAACTATCAAGGGTGAAGAACTGTACATTGATAATCCTAGCCATCTACCCGCACCCAACGATCGCGAAAGAATCGAAGAACCCTACGTCCAGGTAGAAATGATTACGCCGGAAATCTACGTCGGCACATTGATGGAGTTGTCACAGAATCGGCGTGGTGTCTTCAAAGATATGAAATATCTCACCCAAGGACGTACTACACTGACTTATGAGCTACCTTTGGCGGAAGTCGTCACCGACTTTTTTGACCAAATGAAATCGCGATCGCGCGGTTATGCCAGCATGGAATATCACATCATCGGCTACCGCGAAAATCCGCTGGTGAAGTTGGATATTATGATTAACGGCGATCCGGTGGATTCTCTGGCGATGATTGTTCACCGAGATAAAGCTTACAACGTCGGGCGGTCAATGGCGGAAAAACTTAAAGAATTGATTCCCCGTCATCAATTTAAAGTGCCAATTCAGGCATCCATTGGCAGTAAAGTTATCGCCAGTGAACACATCCCCGCCTTACGCAAAGACGTACTTGCCAAATGCTACGGTGGTGACATCAGCCGGAAGAAGAAACTTTTGCAGAAGCAAGCTAAAGGTAAAAAGCGGATGAAATCTGTAGGTACTGTGGATGTTCCCCAGGAAGCCTTTATGGCAGTACTGCGTTTAGATCAAAGTTAA